One Spinacia oleracea cultivar Varoflay chromosome 4, BTI_SOV_V1, whole genome shotgun sequence DNA segment encodes these proteins:
- the LOC130471628 gene encoding factor of DNA methylation 3-like: MDTGKRKRLELEEENVGKYVWPWCGVILNIPNMAVDEKFYEKDGFNLQDELTKMGLSLRNIILLFGLNGHSGSALVEFGRNRSAWFDALAFDRHFKSNEHGKLHWKSDDDKCKCGLYAWFANIDDYHSHGIIENFLKNYGSLKSSEVAIEASDTVELQEHKKLLQEKECNIIQASLSLEKMLDESDKLHKSYNEGKEFLKDNLKNMIEVDDPRGKLLQLECELQGRKEDLEDAQSTNAALTRLHCLTKDELIDARKKMIDVLKSSRGRCMVGNICVKNMGELPKDVFIQACKKNCRGQKPDQKETKELYQLWVGYLGNPHFQPFKMVRLTMNIREFLGNCNSHKRLVEQLPE; encoded by the exons ATGGACACTGGGAAAAGAAAGAGACTGGAATTGGAGGAGGAAAATGTTGGCAAATATGTTTGGCCATGGTGTGGTGTCATATTAAATATTCCTAATATGGCTGTAGATGAAAAGTTTTATGAAAAAGATGGTTTCAACTTACAGGATGAGTTGACAAAGATGGGGTTAAGCCTGAGAAACATCATCCTGTTGTTCGGCTTGAATGGTCATTCTGGTTCTGCTTTAGTGGAATTTGGCAGGAATCGGTCGGCGTGGTTCGATGCCTTGGCTTTTGATAGACATTTCAAATCAAATGAGCATGGAAAACTGCATTGGAAGTCCGATGATGACAAGTGCAAATGTGGTCTTTACGCCTGGTTTGCTAATATTGATGATTATCATTCACATGGCATTATCGAAAACTTTTTAAAGAATTATGGATCTTTGAAGAGCTCCGAAGTTGCGATAGAAGCTTCTGATACCGTTGAATTGCAAGAACATAAGAAGCTTTTGCAGGAAAAGGAATGCAACATTATCCAGGCTTCTTTATCCTTAGAAAAGATGCTGGATGAGAGTGACAAGCTTCACAAGTCATATAATGAAG GTAAGGAGTTTTTAAAAGACAATTTGAAGAATATGATCGAAGTGGATGATCCTCGTGGTAAATTACTGCAACTTGAGTGTGAGCTTCAGGGAAGAAAAGAAGATTTAGAGGATGCTCAATCTACAAATGCGGCTCTAACTAGGCTGCATTGCTTGACAAAGGACGAGCTCATAGATGCCCGTAAGAAGATGATAGAT GTTCTAAAATCATCTAGAGGCCGATGCATGGTTGGAAATATTTGTGTTAAAAATATGGGAGAACTGCCCAAAGATGTCTTTATACAGGCTTGCAAGAAAAATTGTCGGGGACAAAAACCAGATCAAAAAGAGACTAAAGAACTCTATCAGTTGTGGGTTGGTTATCTTGGGAACCCCCATTTTCAGCCTTTTAAAATGGTTCGGTTAACAATGAATATAAG AGAGTTTTTGGGAAACTGTAACAGCCATAAACGGCTAGTGGAGCAGTTACCGGAGTAA